A window of the Euzebya pacifica genome harbors these coding sequences:
- a CDS encoding glycerophosphodiester phosphodiesterase family protein, protein MRSLLALLVVALLGSVLAAPTPAVAQEPRAGTDVGPSDTTGPSRTQDIGPAVPYAFVRNGVVQANITMTGGAGNNTAGTFEAGAIADLYPRDTDRYEGLDWTETVLSADRVTSAGAADDWNRDGEQLALDDVNVVGDTIVADGCIDASDSVAGCTDDLSISVAYEALAEVPIVKQTITVTNDGAAAVDRTFGYIADPDTNSGGSTDASIAPNGATNPGFVQIPAGGWERNVLYNGALFADGVPAHGIAWFEDEPYALYAGSNFIASAFWDLSVPAGGSAELSWYHIVEYPTDGPDVADAIVQLAADIPQHDDDVIETDERITGRVADVDGAAVAGATVVVRSVGAEEVDRATTRADGTYTLRVPPGTYTLTASKLGHGDGSGSVEVPADDGITEYTVDLELPPGRAHAGDGLVVDGPVRQGQPTDLTIVNDRLAMVVSNGTIDGQLEPVSLGKPLDWAVHGQGDEIDWLHLPWIDEARPTGEDSYQARTVRSEVVEVVDEDDLDRAAIRTTGFYDPDGNGVRDDAISVDVETVFEIETGADHITAESSFTNTGTDPVTLWIGDVIDHDGAGQHSFVPGVGVVTHNDGLDYQPTEPWVAQTGASSGEYGFVYTDLAAADLQVVASGRFVTTQTEVTIPAGGTHTLSRRLVAVDRGDAQEPFEAFRDAYDDHLAELTGVEIELDPGAETLTAGQETTATVVVRNVGEDPITGVDVRLSSAGGGITVLGTALRTIDLAAGESSSQEWTLRADAGGRAQITATVVHDGRERTRTGRIFVNGPGWYWGDNHSHSIHSDGSGTIAENVASARAYGLSWLTATDHNTLSQASDMAAENRDDFVALVGQEITCGDGHSLGYDIGTTNADLIACGTGQSRIDDTNAANGGRGFFYIAHPYYPGLEWDDWGVDGLTGIEVWNGFYPPLHTVNNGAFARWDERLRAGETILGIANSDAHNSGKIGSPHIRACLPQLAADPIVEVQQSGYFYGSNGPDIAMTVDGVPMGGTVHVPATGRTVEVVVTARVDHDVADVLLHVNGDVARTYPGQAPVTGPQTLSHTLDDRTGAVTFTVDVEPGDFLRAEVIAWGDEARDVAQDYRAFGFTNPVFVAEGDPASDTTPLEACTVTVDEPGPEEPYRLEENFDDIPDGELPDGWNPAVGTWRVEDGRLVGGTTTEAIDRLTFGEHRENFRFEATIQFRERANASRWTGLIVDIAPDGTVPWWHAVMRSGSTAGNGLEWATRTASNGWSVPTSSAAPFDVGVGNDVRFAVEVRGNRGILFLDGQEVLRYGGIERSDAGVLGFVLDKAVVEFDDIVVTDISPFEPLTRGSALGTVAMRGNSDAAPENTLAALEQAVRTNARFSIVDARLTADGDPVLMADETVDRTTDGTGPVGSLTTAEVTALDAGSSFSDAYAGQPVPTLAEALDLADALVVDVRDDTAAAAAVAGLLDSRDAGPDTLVLVDDDTTAQAVRDASTEPLQLVLDLRGTTVVAAEVTDGPDDIRAVLLDPSTPADVIAALDDRGVGTILAAETPEEWLVADRNGAAFVASTAPGRLAGVLEGAAQDSLGFADDAGPLVVAHRGWSRVAPENTLAAVASGIAAGADMVEIDAHSTLDDVPYVLHDQTLDRTTDRSGDLATQTAAQVDGADAGSWFSPAYAGQHMPLLAQVLDLIDGSGTTLLLEVKGPEDLLEVSGMVDLIEARGMTDQVVLQSFSTDVLQHARSVSDDLVLGLLTGGFGSDPVAQAQALDVAYFNPSWNSIAGDTSPVADLHAAGVRVVPYTVNSAADWDRMVRAGVDGAITDRAGDMVGWRDAHRLGIEPAVLVSLTAPTVDEGDTATSEASATVSIDRPLSAPVTLTVDTVDDTATAGEDYLALTGLAVTIPAGETQASVPVTITGDDVVEGDETVTITVTAIDGATAEGGLSTASLTIINDDATELSTADVQVIEGDTGTTVALVPLSLTAPADADVVFDVVAVPDTATLADDDYTAPAATGTIPAGTLSGTVELVINGDTGPEEDETVEIHLSNPTVATLGDSVSIVTIRNDDAAVRVADASAVEGDAPETATFEFALELDHPSAVDVEVAVATGATSGPGGATAGEDHTDVDTVVRIPAGHTSATVEVPVIGDDLDEDDETLLLVVTDPVDGDGTTVADPTATGTIVDDDVTIVSVDDAAATEGEDLSFTVRVDADPITAGLQPVPRDASVAWSSADGTATAGEDYTADGGSLQLPSGTTTATLLLPTATDTTDEPDGETVTVTLADAIGVVISDGTGLGTILDPADTPDPGSGGGGSTPPTEPTDPSEPTDPEPTDPSEPQEPGEVGDDEVSRTHGATRVETAVNASRDHWPTASTRTNDLSGRAGGVVLARADAYPDALAGGALAASIDGPLLLTNGDALDPMVEEEIVRLGVEDVIVLGGDAAIGRAVEDRLVELGLDVERIAGASRWDTAALVADRVGLPETGEVVVVLGDHPEAARAWPDALSAGALAASPDRLPVLLTAGSSVPAPTMDALQDLGARRVVLIGGPAVIDSEVEAALVGTVGEVVRLAGRDRYATSVAVARDAFARFADDPDGESIDVVFATGADYPDGLAAGAVAARRGALVLLVPPSDLAGDSPTLAFLRSIADRVDSGVVLGGPGAIDESTRALLEEAIAG, encoded by the coding sequence ATGCGTTCCCTCCTCGCCCTCCTCGTCGTTGCCCTGCTGGGCAGCGTCCTCGCTGCGCCAACACCGGCCGTGGCCCAGGAGCCTCGTGCCGGCACCGACGTCGGCCCGTCCGACACCACCGGCCCCAGCAGGACCCAGGACATCGGTCCCGCGGTGCCGTACGCCTTCGTCCGCAACGGCGTCGTGCAGGCCAACATCACCATGACGGGTGGTGCCGGCAACAACACGGCTGGCACCTTCGAGGCGGGGGCCATCGCCGACCTGTATCCCCGTGACACCGATCGCTACGAGGGGCTGGACTGGACCGAGACGGTCCTTTCCGCCGACCGGGTGACCTCCGCCGGCGCGGCCGATGACTGGAACCGCGACGGCGAACAGCTCGCGCTCGACGACGTCAACGTCGTGGGGGACACCATCGTGGCGGATGGCTGCATCGACGCGAGCGACAGCGTCGCCGGATGCACCGACGACCTCTCGATCAGCGTGGCCTACGAGGCGCTGGCCGAGGTCCCGATCGTCAAGCAGACCATCACCGTCACCAACGACGGTGCGGCCGCGGTGGACCGCACCTTCGGCTACATCGCCGATCCGGACACCAACTCGGGCGGGTCGACGGACGCCTCCATCGCCCCCAACGGCGCGACCAACCCCGGTTTCGTGCAGATTCCCGCCGGCGGCTGGGAACGCAACGTCCTGTACAACGGCGCCCTCTTCGCCGACGGCGTCCCAGCGCACGGCATCGCGTGGTTCGAGGACGAGCCCTACGCGCTGTACGCCGGCAGCAACTTCATCGCCTCGGCGTTCTGGGACCTGTCGGTGCCGGCCGGCGGCAGCGCCGAGCTGAGCTGGTACCACATCGTGGAGTACCCCACCGACGGGCCCGATGTGGCGGACGCCATCGTGCAGCTGGCCGCAGACATCCCGCAACACGACGACGACGTCATCGAGACCGACGAGCGGATCACCGGTCGGGTCGCCGACGTGGACGGCGCCGCGGTCGCCGGGGCCACCGTCGTCGTCCGCTCAGTTGGCGCGGAGGAGGTCGATCGGGCCACCACCCGCGCGGACGGCACCTACACCCTGCGGGTCCCCCCGGGCACCTACACCCTGACCGCGTCGAAGCTGGGCCACGGCGACGGATCCGGATCCGTCGAGGTTCCCGCCGACGACGGGATCACCGAGTACACCGTCGACCTCGAGCTTCCGCCCGGTCGCGCCCACGCCGGTGATGGCCTCGTCGTCGACGGTCCCGTCCGCCAGGGCCAGCCGACCGACCTGACCATCGTCAACGACCGCCTGGCCATGGTCGTGTCCAACGGCACCATCGACGGCCAGCTCGAACCCGTGTCGCTCGGCAAGCCGCTGGACTGGGCCGTGCACGGGCAGGGCGACGAGATCGACTGGCTGCACCTGCCGTGGATCGACGAGGCACGTCCCACGGGTGAGGACTCCTACCAGGCTCGCACCGTCCGGTCGGAGGTCGTGGAGGTCGTCGACGAGGACGACCTGGACCGGGCGGCCATCCGCACCACCGGCTTCTACGACCCCGACGGCAACGGGGTCCGGGACGACGCGATCAGCGTGGACGTCGAGACCGTCTTCGAGATCGAGACCGGCGCCGACCACATCACCGCCGAGTCGAGCTTCACCAACACCGGCACCGATCCCGTCACCCTCTGGATCGGCGACGTGATCGACCACGACGGCGCCGGGCAGCACAGCTTCGTGCCCGGTGTCGGCGTCGTCACCCACAACGACGGGCTGGACTACCAGCCGACCGAACCATGGGTCGCCCAGACCGGTGCGTCCAGCGGTGAGTACGGATTCGTCTACACCGACCTGGCCGCAGCCGACCTCCAGGTCGTCGCGTCCGGGCGGTTCGTGACCACCCAGACCGAGGTCACCATCCCGGCCGGCGGGACCCACACCCTGAGCCGGCGGCTCGTCGCCGTCGACCGCGGTGACGCCCAGGAGCCCTTCGAGGCCTTCCGCGACGCCTACGACGACCACCTCGCCGAGCTCACCGGCGTGGAGATCGAGCTGGACCCGGGTGCCGAAACCCTGACGGCGGGACAGGAGACGACCGCCACCGTGGTCGTCCGCAACGTCGGCGAGGATCCGATCACCGGCGTCGACGTCCGGCTGAGCAGCGCTGGCGGAGGCATCACGGTCCTCGGCACGGCGCTCCGCACCATCGACCTGGCCGCCGGCGAATCCAGCAGCCAGGAGTGGACCCTGCGTGCCGACGCCGGGGGGCGGGCGCAGATCACCGCCACCGTGGTCCACGACGGACGGGAACGCACGCGCACCGGCCGCATCTTCGTCAACGGGCCGGGCTGGTACTGGGGGGACAACCACAGCCACTCCATCCACAGCGACGGCTCCGGGACGATCGCAGAGAACGTCGCGTCCGCGCGCGCTTACGGCCTGTCGTGGTTGACCGCCACCGACCACAACACCCTCAGCCAGGCCAGCGACATGGCGGCGGAGAACCGCGATGACTTCGTGGCCCTCGTGGGCCAGGAGATCACCTGTGGCGACGGGCACTCGTTGGGCTACGACATCGGTACGACCAACGCCGACCTCATCGCGTGCGGCACCGGTCAGTCGCGCATCGACGACACGAACGCCGCGAACGGCGGCCGAGGCTTCTTCTACATCGCCCACCCGTACTACCCGGGGCTGGAGTGGGACGACTGGGGCGTTGACGGCCTGACGGGCATCGAGGTGTGGAACGGCTTCTACCCGCCGCTGCACACCGTCAACAACGGCGCGTTCGCCCGCTGGGACGAACGACTTCGGGCCGGCGAGACCATCCTCGGCATCGCCAACTCCGACGCCCACAACTCCGGCAAGATCGGCAGCCCGCACATCCGGGCGTGTCTGCCGCAGCTGGCCGCCGACCCGATCGTTGAGGTCCAGCAGTCCGGCTACTTCTACGGATCCAACGGTCCCGACATCGCCATGACCGTCGACGGCGTCCCCATGGGCGGCACCGTCCACGTGCCGGCCACCGGCAGGACCGTCGAGGTCGTCGTCACGGCACGTGTGGACCACGACGTCGCCGACGTCCTGCTGCACGTCAACGGCGATGTGGCCCGCACCTATCCCGGCCAGGCGCCGGTGACGGGGCCCCAGACGCTGTCGCACACCCTCGACGACCGGACCGGTGCGGTCACCTTCACCGTCGACGTCGAGCCCGGCGACTTCCTGCGCGCCGAGGTCATCGCCTGGGGCGACGAGGCTCGCGACGTCGCGCAGGACTACCGCGCCTTCGGCTTCACCAACCCGGTCTTCGTCGCCGAGGGCGACCCGGCTTCCGACACCACACCGCTGGAGGCCTGCACCGTCACCGTCGACGAGCCCGGCCCCGAGGAGCCCTATCGGCTCGAGGAGAACTTCGACGACATCCCCGACGGCGAGCTGCCGGACGGCTGGAACCCGGCGGTGGGCACCTGGCGGGTGGAGGACGGCCGCTTGGTCGGTGGCACCACGACGGAGGCCATCGATCGCCTGACCTTCGGTGAGCACCGTGAGAACTTCCGCTTCGAGGCCACGATCCAGTTCCGCGAGCGGGCCAACGCCAGCCGCTGGACCGGCCTGATCGTCGACATCGCCCCGGACGGCACCGTGCCGTGGTGGCACGCGGTCATGCGCAGCGGCTCAACCGCTGGCAACGGCCTGGAGTGGGCCACCCGCACCGCCTCCAACGGCTGGAGCGTCCCCACCAGCAGCGCCGCGCCGTTCGACGTCGGCGTCGGCAACGACGTCCGCTTCGCCGTCGAGGTCCGCGGCAACCGGGGGATCCTCTTCCTCGACGGGCAGGAGGTCCTCCGCTACGGCGGGATCGAACGCTCCGACGCCGGCGTCCTCGGCTTCGTGCTGGACAAGGCGGTCGTGGAGTTCGACGACATCGTCGTGACCGACATCAGCCCGTTCGAGCCGCTGACCCGAGGTTCGGCGCTGGGCACCGTCGCCATGCGTGGCAACAGCGACGCGGCACCCGAGAACACCCTCGCGGCGCTTGAGCAGGCCGTCAGGACCAACGCCAGGTTCTCCATCGTCGATGCCCGCCTGACCGCCGACGGTGACCCGGTGCTGATGGCCGACGAGACCGTCGACCGCACCACCGACGGCACCGGCCCGGTCGGATCCCTCACGACCGCCGAGGTCACCGCGCTCGACGCCGGCTCGTCGTTCTCCGACGCCTACGCCGGCCAGCCCGTCCCGACCCTCGCCGAGGCGCTGGACCTCGCCGACGCCCTGGTCGTCGACGTCCGTGACGACACGGCCGCGGCCGCGGCCGTTGCCGGCCTGCTCGACAGCCGCGACGCCGGCCCCGACACCCTCGTGCTGGTGGACGACGACACGACCGCACAGGCAGTCCGCGACGCGTCGACCGAACCGCTGCAGCTGGTCCTGGACCTGCGCGGCACGACCGTCGTCGCCGCGGAGGTCACCGACGGCCCCGACGACATCCGCGCCGTCCTGCTGGATCCGTCGACCCCTGCCGATGTCATCGCCGCGCTCGACGACAGGGGCGTGGGGACGATCCTCGCCGCCGAGACCCCCGAAGAATGGCTCGTGGCCGACCGCAACGGTGCGGCCTTCGTCGCCTCCACCGCGCCGGGCCGCCTGGCCGGCGTCCTCGAGGGCGCCGCGCAGGACAGCCTCGGCTTCGCCGACGACGCCGGGCCCCTCGTCGTCGCCCACCGGGGATGGTCCCGGGTTGCCCCGGAGAACACCCTGGCCGCGGTGGCCTCGGGGATCGCCGCGGGCGCGGACATGGTCGAGATCGACGCGCACTCCACGCTGGACGACGTCCCCTACGTGCTGCACGACCAGACGCTGGACCGCACCACCGACCGGTCCGGCGACCTCGCCACCCAGACCGCCGCCCAGGTCGACGGCGCCGACGCAGGCTCGTGGTTCTCACCGGCCTACGCGGGACAGCACATGCCGTTGCTGGCCCAGGTCCTGGACCTCATCGACGGCTCCGGCACCACCCTGCTGCTGGAGGTCAAGGGTCCCGAGGACCTGCTCGAGGTCAGCGGGATGGTCGACCTGATCGAGGCGCGGGGCATGACCGACCAGGTCGTGCTGCAGTCCTTCTCCACTGACGTGCTCCAGCACGCCCGCAGCGTGTCGGACGACCTGGTGCTCGGCCTGCTCACCGGTGGCTTCGGCAGCGACCCCGTCGCCCAGGCGCAAGCCCTCGACGTGGCCTACTTCAACCCGTCGTGGAACAGCATCGCCGGCGACACCAGTCCCGTGGCGGACCTGCACGCTGCCGGAGTGCGGGTCGTGCCCTACACCGTCAACAGCGCCGCCGACTGGGACCGGATGGTCCGGGCCGGCGTCGACGGCGCCATCACCGACCGTGCGGGCGACATGGTCGGCTGGCGCGATGCGCACCGACTCGGCATCGAGCCCGCCGTCCTCGTGTCCCTGACCGCCCCAACCGTCGACGAGGGCGACACCGCGACGAGCGAGGCATCGGCAACGGTGTCCATCGACCGGCCGCTGTCCGCCCCGGTCACCCTGACCGTCGACACGGTCGACGACACCGCCACCGCGGGCGAGGACTACCTCGCGTTGACCGGACTCGCCGTGACGATCCCGGCCGGGGAGACCCAGGCGTCGGTCCCTGTCACGATCACCGGTGACGACGTCGTGGAGGGCGACGAGACGGTCACGATCACCGTGACCGCCATCGACGGCGCCACCGCGGAGGGTGGCTTGTCCACCGCGTCGCTGACCATCATCAACGACGACGCCACCGAGCTGTCGACGGCCGACGTGCAGGTGATCGAGGGCGACACCGGTACCACCGTGGCCCTCGTCCCCCTCAGCCTGACCGCCCCCGCCGACGCCGACGTGGTCTTCGACGTCGTGGCCGTCCCCGACACCGCGACGCTGGCCGACGACGACTACACAGCGCCCGCTGCCACCGGGACCATCCCGGCCGGCACCCTTTCGGGCACTGTCGAGCTCGTCATCAACGGCGACACCGGCCCCGAGGAGGACGAGACCGTCGAGATCCACCTGTCGAACCCGACAGTGGCCACCCTCGGGGACTCCGTGTCAATCGTGACCATCCGCAACGACGACGCGGCCGTCCGGGTCGCTGATGCCTCGGCGGTCGAGGGTGACGCACCCGAGACCGCGACCTTCGAGTTCGCCCTCGAGCTGGACCACCCCAGCGCGGTCGACGTCGAGGTGGCGGTCGCCACGGGCGCCACCAGCGGCCCCGGAGGCGCCACGGCCGGCGAGGACCACACCGACGTCGACACGGTCGTCAGGATCCCCGCCGGGCACACCTCCGCGACCGTGGAGGTCCCCGTGATCGGCGACGACCTCGACGAGGACGACGAGACGCTCCTCCTCGTCGTGACCGACCCCGTCGACGGCGACGGCACGACCGTCGCCGACCCGACCGCAACCGGCACGATCGTCGACGACGACGTGACCATCGTCAGCGTCGACGACGCCGCGGCCACCGAGGGCGAGGACCTGTCCTTCACCGTCCGGGTCGACGCCGACCCGATCACCGCCGGCCTCCAGCCGGTGCCCCGGGACGCCAGCGTCGCCTGGTCCAGCGCCGACGGGACGGCCACGGCAGGGGAGGACTACACCGCCGACGGCGGGAGCCTCCAGCTGCCCAGCGGCACGACCACTGCCACCCTGCTCCTGCCCACGGCCACCGACACCACCGATGAGCCCGACGGCGAGACCGTGACGGTCACGCTCGCCGACGCGATCGGCGTCGTCATCAGCGACGGCACCGGCTTGGGCACGATCCTGGACCCGGCCGACACCCCCGATCCCGGCAGCGGCGGTGGCGGGTCCACACCGCCCACCGAGCCCACCGACCCGTCCGAGCCCACCGACCCGGAGCCAACCGACCCGTCCGAGCCCCAGGAGCCCGGCGAGGTCGGGGACGACGAGGTCAGCCGCACCCACGGCGCCACCCGCGTGGAGACCGCGGTCAACGCCAGCCGCGACCACTGGCCGACGGCGTCGACCCGCACCAACGACCTGAGCGGTCGTGCCGGCGGGGTGGTCCTGGCCCGTGCGGACGCCTACCCCGACGCCCTGGCCGGCGGCGCCCTGGCCGCCTCCATCGACGGTCCGTTGCTGCTGACCAACGGCGATGCCCTTGACCCGATGGTGGAGGAGGAGATCGTCCGGCTGGGGGTCGAGGACGTCATCGTGCTCGGAGGCGACGCGGCCATCGGTCGGGCCGTGGAGGACCGACTGGTCGAGCTCGGCCTGGACGTGGAGCGCATCGCTGGGGCCAGCCGCTGGGACACCGCTGCGCTGGTGGCCGACCGCGTCGGCCTGCCCGAGACGGGCGAGGTCGTCGTGGTGCTCGGCGACCACCCCGAGGCTGCTCGCGCCTGGCCGGACGCGCTGTCCGCCGGCGCGCTGGCTGCCTCACCCGATCGGCTGCCCGTGCTGCTGACCGCCGGCAGCAGCGTCCCCGCCCCGACCATGGATGCCCTCCAGGACCTGGGTGCCCGTCGGGTCGTGCTGATCGGTGGCCCCGCGGTCATCGACAGCGAGGTCGAGGCGGCGCTCGTCGGCACCGTCGGCGAGGTCGTCCGGCTCGCAGGGCGCGACCGCTACGCCACCTCGGTCGCCGTGGCCCGCGACGCCTTCGCCCGGTTCGCCGACGACCCCGACGGTGAGTCGATCGACGTCGTGTTCGCGACCGGTGCGGACTATCCCGACGGCCTGGCCGCCGGCGCCGTCGCCGCACGCCGTGGGGCCCTGGTACTGCTCGTGCCGCCGTCGGACCTGGCAGGGGACTCGCCGACGCTGGCGTTCCTCCGGTCGATCGCCGACCGCGTCGACAGCGGGGTGGTCCTCGGTGGCCCGGGTGCGATCGACGAGTCGACACGGGCCCTGCTGGAGGAGGCCATCGCCGGCTGA
- a CDS encoding FAD-dependent oxidoreductase yields the protein MNTHIDTDPHPSTSSVLDVLVIGGGAAGLAGATTLARARQAVLVVDAGQPRNAPAAGVHSFLGHEGRPPTELLALGRRELEGYGGQVVVGVATTARRQPDNLFEVVLEDGRRLRARRLLVTTGLRDELPVVPGIEARFGRDVLHCPFCHGWEVQDRRIVVLGTSPAGVHGGLLWRQWSDDVAVVDHGGLGASADDLQRLAARGVPVWDGPAVGLVVEDDVLTGVRLADGRVVPCDALVAHGRMVARSPVLDALGVSPQDVEAFGVVIGKAYPSDPVGAASVPGVWLAGNVTDLKAQVISAAAAGVQAAAAIVADVMAEETQRAVTAMAS from the coding sequence ATGAACACCCACATCGATACCGATCCCCACCCATCAACGTCGTCGGTCCTGGATGTCCTCGTGATCGGCGGTGGTGCCGCCGGGTTGGCCGGGGCAACCACCCTGGCACGGGCGAGGCAAGCCGTCCTCGTCGTCGACGCCGGCCAACCACGGAACGCCCCGGCCGCAGGGGTCCACAGCTTCCTCGGCCACGAGGGGAGGCCGCCGACGGAGCTCCTCGCGTTGGGCCGCCGGGAGCTGGAGGGCTACGGGGGCCAGGTCGTGGTTGGCGTGGCCACCACGGCCCGACGGCAGCCCGACAACCTCTTCGAGGTCGTCCTGGAGGACGGGCGGCGCTTGCGTGCCCGTCGACTCCTCGTGACGACCGGGCTGCGCGACGAGCTGCCCGTCGTGCCGGGGATCGAGGCCCGGTTCGGCCGAGACGTGCTGCACTGTCCGTTCTGCCACGGCTGGGAGGTGCAGGACCGCCGGATCGTGGTGCTCGGCACGTCCCCCGCCGGTGTGCACGGCGGCCTCCTGTGGCGCCAGTGGAGCGACGACGTCGCGGTGGTCGATCACGGCGGCCTGGGGGCATCGGCGGACGACCTCCAGCGCCTCGCGGCACGAGGGGTGCCCGTGTGGGACGGCCCGGCGGTCGGCCTCGTTGTCGAGGACGACGTCCTGACGGGCGTCCGGCTGGCCGACGGCCGGGTGGTCCCGTGCGATGCCCTGGTGGCACACGGGCGGATGGTCGCGCGGTCCCCCGTCCTCGACGCGCTGGGCGTGTCCCCCCAGGACGTCGAGGCCTTCGGTGTCGTGATCGGGAAGGCGTATCCCTCCGACCCCGTGGGTGCGGCGTCGGTGCCGGGTGTGTGGCTGGCGGGCAACGTGACTGACCTGAAGGCGCAGGTGATCAGCGCGGCAGCCGCCGGTGTGCAGGCCGCCGCGGCCATCGTCGCCGACGTGATGGCCGAGGAGACGCAACGGGCGGTCACCGCGATGGCGAGCTGA
- a CDS encoding GNAT family N-acetyltransferase, with protein sequence MAEPAVIHDDANHRYTVTLDGEVAGLAVYHDRGGRRLFVHTEIADEHEGKGLGSVLVRGALEGTERDGLKVVPICPFVAGWLERHPEMLGVVDEDRRRLIESD encoded by the coding sequence ATGGCAGAACCAGCGGTCATCCATGACGACGCGAACCATCGCTACACCGTGACACTCGACGGCGAGGTGGCCGGACTGGCGGTCTACCACGACCGTGGGGGCCGGCGGCTGTTCGTCCACACCGAGATCGCCGACGAGCACGAGGGCAAGGGGCTGGGCAGCGTCCTCGTGCGGGGCGCGCTGGAGGGGACCGAGCGCGATGGCCTGAAGGTGGTGCCGATCTGTCCGTTCGTGGCCGGCTGGCTGGAACGGCATCCCGAGATGCTCGGCGTGGTCGACGAGGACCGCCGTCGCCTCATCGAGTCCGACTGA
- a CDS encoding DedA family protein: MTTTALFAASASPSDFTGLVGWVVDVVATGGPVGVAFLLALDNVLPVVPSEVVLPFAGYLTASGELSFWVVLLAATVGSTVSAYVYYELGRRLGHQRARSALTRLPLTEEDDLDRASDWFTRHGTLSVLTGRFVPFVRSVISLPAGTEGMGRVRFGLLTALGSGIWNAVWLWIGAVVGERWTTAGQYSDWMNLAAAVVAVVLLGRHVWRRRGRLPWTDGTVSRTR; this comes from the coding sequence GTGACCACGACCGCCCTCTTCGCTGCCTCCGCCAGCCCCTCGGACTTCACCGGCCTCGTCGGCTGGGTCGTCGACGTCGTCGCGACGGGCGGACCCGTCGGGGTTGCCTTCCTTCTGGCGCTGGACAACGTCCTTCCCGTGGTCCCCAGCGAAGTGGTCCTGCCGTTCGCTGGATACCTGACTGCGAGCGGTGAGCTGTCCTTCTGGGTCGTGCTGCTGGCGGCGACGGTCGGATCGACCGTCAGCGCCTACGTGTACTACGAGCTCGGGCGGCGGCTCGGGCACCAACGCGCCCGCTCCGCGCTCACCCGGCTACCACTGACCGAGGAGGACGACCTCGACCGGGCCAGCGACTGGTTCACCCGCCACGGCACCCTCAGCGTCCTGACCGGACGGTTCGTGCCGTTCGTGCGCAGCGTCATCTCCCTGCCTGCCGGCACCGAGGGCATGGGTCGGGTGCGCTTCGGACTGCTGACCGCGCTCGGCAGCGGGATCTGGAACGCCGTGTGGCTGTGGATCGGTGCGGTCGTCGGTGAGCGATGGACCACGGCGGGTCAGTACTCCGACTGGATGAACCTGGCCGCAGCGGTCGTGGCGGTCGTCCTGCTCGGTCGCCACGTGTGGCGCCGGCGCGGTCGGCTGCCCTGGACCGACGGGACGGTCAGTCGGACTCGATGA
- a CDS encoding ketopantoate reductase family protein: protein MTAATHPRTVVVGAGAIGGALAVGLAESGQAVEVVARGAHLDAIRHDGLTREAPDGPVTVRVRAHAHVSEADIDEDTVVVLATKAHQVEPVLDDLLAHAGPGVPVACMHNGIEGERLALRRFRRVQGVLINTPGVHLEPGIIRVYATEPRGILDVGRYPSGRDDLSVRLAASWTAAGFLSEATDDIMARKWAKLLGNVGNALQVLCGTDRASFDDLYGVVRAEAEAVVAAAGISPDLEVQQRRAGLVARADIGIERRPGGSTWQSAVRGHADSEVTMLNGEIALIGRLHGIPTPANDLVQAETLKLLRDGDPVGSRDQTDLLRRLG, encoded by the coding sequence ATGACCGCAGCCACGCACCCACGGACCGTCGTCGTCGGGGCCGGTGCCATCGGTGGCGCCCTCGCCGTCGGGTTGGCCGAGTCCGGCCAGGCGGTGGAGGTGGTCGCCAGGGGCGCGCACCTGGACGCCATCCGCCATGACGGGTTGACCCGGGAGGCACCGGACGGCCCTGTCACCGTCCGGGTCCGGGCGCACGCACACGTGTCGGAGGCCGACATCGACGAGGACACCGTCGTCGTCCTGGCCACGAAGGCCCATCAGGTCGAACCCGTGCTCGACGACCTCCTCGCCCACGCGGGGCCGGGTGTGCCCGTGGCCTGCATGCACAACGGGATCGAGGGCGAACGGCTGGCCCTGCGGCGCTTCCGCCGGGTCCAGGGTGTCCTGATCAACACACCCGGCGTCCACCTCGAGCCGGGGATCATCCGTGTGTACGCCACCGAACCGCGCGGGATCCTCGATGTCGGTCGGTACCCGTCGGGTCGTGACGACCTGTCCGTCCGGCTCGCCGCGTCGTGGACGGCGGCGGGCTTCCTCTCCGAGGCCACCGACGACATCATGGCCCGGAAGTGGGCCAAGCTGCTCGGCAACGTCGGCAACGCCCTGCAGGTCCTCTGCGGCACCGACAGGGCGTCCTTCGATGACCTCTACGGTGTGGTTCGTGCCGAGGCCGAGGCGGTTGTCGCCGCAGCCGGCATCTCCCCTGACCTGGAGGTCCAGCAGCGACGGGCGGGGCTGGTGGCCCGTGCCGACATCGGGATCGAACGACGCCCGGGCGGCTCCACATGGCAGAGCGCCGTGCGGGGGCACGCGGACTCCGAGGTCACGATGCTCAACGGGGAGATCGCCCTGATCGGACGGCTCCACGGGATCCCCACGCCGGCCAACGACCTGGTGCAGGCCGAGACGCTGAAGCTGCTGCGGGACGGCGACCCCGTGGGGTCCCGCGACCAAACCGACCTGCTGCGCCGGCTGGGCTGA